One segment of Castanea sativa cultivar Marrone di Chiusa Pesio chromosome 3, ASM4071231v1 DNA contains the following:
- the LOC142627583 gene encoding putative serine/threonine-protein kinase PBL9: MCGGILGTLTCLKSHLLNLGYDDPEDYPLGGPEEGGFEVTYHDVFSFGVVLMRLIAKRIVDEKDTWKTFVYRWAWKQYRPNRSLVHDSLVEDPGYYASDGIMITELAMRCVQMELDKRPSMKDVVKHLVGSQVVQLYNNVVGMRNMGEINLLVSQG, from the exons ATGTGTGGAGGGATTCTTGGCACGCTGACTTGCCTCAAAAGCCACTTGTTGAATTTAGGCTATGATGATCCAGAAGACTATCCCTTAG GTGGACCGGAGGAAGGTGGATTTGAGGTAACCTACCATGATGTCTTCTCTTTTGGTGTTGTTCTGATGAGGCTAATAGCAAAAAGAATTGTGGACGAGAAAGATACTTGGAAGACTTTTGTTTACCGTTGGGCTTGGAAGCAGTATAGGCCTAATCGTTCTCTAGTGCATGATAGCCTTGTTGAAGACCCTGGCTATTATGCTTCTGATGGAATAATGATAACTGAGCTTGCCATGCGTTGCGTTCAAATGGAACTTGATAAGCGTCCTTCCATGAAGGATGTTGTCAAGCATCTGGTGGGTTCACAAGTTGTTCAACTTTATAACAATGTAGTTGGAATGCGAAATATGGGGGAGATCAACTTGCTCGTAAGTCAAGGCTAG